The genomic DNA ATGCCAGAATGGGGTAACTTCTAGTCACCAAATTCATATATTGGATTTGGTGACATCTGGTTACCTTATGTTATCAGATTTGGTGACCTCTGACCACatcatgttaatattggatttggttacctctggtcacgttatgctgatttaagatttggttacctctggtcataAAAACATTAGTcaggtaatgttttttttatcatttgtaggaAATGTAAGACAATCGAAGAGCAGGAAAAAAGAACAAGAACAGGTTTGATATACATTACTGGTTCAGCATGACTAAACTTTATTGTATATTAGTGAATACACTTGATTCTCAAAGAAAACAGtgtaagttgtttaaaatacataaattggTGAtctcgtgttttttttttatatttcatttatagaGTAGTAGGTAAGGAATGGTGAATGGGTCGAAAGGAACAATCAAACTGAAATTTGGagaacaaactgacaaagctgggcaaaaaaaaaaaaaaaagattgaaattcaaattgcaatcattataattcaaaatagaaaaattaaactgAGGAACataaaccccaccaaaaaccagggTGGTCTCATGTTACCTAGAATGGTTAGCTCCCTATGCGGTGCCCATAATATTTTTCATGCTAGATTTTAGGATCCCTTGGTATATTACTGTATCATTAGAAATCATATGTCTACTGTGAATCATATACATGTCGCTTTGCCAatctgtaaaacatttttttaagttgtaagAATATTCATAACGATGCTTAATATgtcttattacatgtattgttttagCTTGACTGCAAGAAAAGATCACAACTGTATTTCACTTCATTTTCAGGTGAAGTTGACTAtcaagttaaacatgttaaatacttTAACCGAGACTCTTGTCGATAAAGAATCAACCAAAAAGGCTGTATGCCGAAAAATGAAAGTGATATCTGCCCCAAAAAAGAGTGACATTGAAAAAACTAAGTAAGTGTTTGAGGGGAATTCAATTGTTCAGATTTTACGAACATTGGATCTATAATGGCTACAAAGGCAATCGTCTTCTTGGCATCTTTATTACATACTAAGAGTTtagaataaaatacacaatagaAAATGCAAACAACTAGattaacatgaaatatataaaacatacattttccaAATACCATGATCATTATATTCCAATAAAGGTTGATTAATCATGCATTGTGACCAGTGGTTACCAAAGCAAATATGTTTAATCGGTGACCGGAGGTTACTAAAATTAATATCTGTGTATGTTGACCAAAGGTAACCCCATTCCAAATCTGTaaagggtgaccagaggtaacttaaattaatatatgtatacgatGCCCGGAGGTAATCTCATTCAATAATATGAAAGGGTTACCAAATTCGAAATCTGTGTAAGGGGACCGGAGGGAAACATACAAACATAGCTAATATctgtgtagggtgaccagaggtaaccacaTTCAATATCTTTTAAGTTGACCAAagatattcattatatttgaattgtaaCCATAAGTAACATAAGCCAATTTATTGTAGGGTGAACAAAAGTAACcattttcaatatatgtgtaggatgaccagaggtaaccaaagcCAATTTATGTGTgggtgaccagaggttaccatgtttaaaatatatgtagggcgaccagaggtaaccatagTCAATATCTGTTTAGGGTGACCAGAGTTAATCATATTCAATATCTttgtaaggtgaccagaggtagcCTTATTCAATATCTGTGTAAGGTGACCATAGATAACCTTATTCAATATctgtgtagggtgaccagaggtaaccatatTCACAATTTTGGTAGGGTGGCCAGAGGACATCATAGTCAATAtatgtgtagggtgaccagaggtaacaaTATTCAATATCTTTGTAGGATGACAAGAGCTAACCACATTCAACATCTTGGTAGTGGGACCAGAGATTACCAAATTAAACATCTAAGAAGGGTAAATAAAGGTAcctaaattcaatatttatgcaTGATGTCTaaagcaattattttttatctgtgTATGGTGATCCAAGGTAACCACATTCCAAAAAAGCCAATtgctatatatatttgttgacaacggcaacataattaaatatatgtgtACAGCGACCAGAAGttactagataaatatatttattataaaagtaGCGCAAAAAGTGTGAATCGAGATAACCGatgataaacaaattcaatttttgtaaattgtaatcAAGGGTAACATAAGCCAATTTATTGAAGGTTGACCAAAGGTAACCATTTTCAATATCTTTGAAGGATGACGAGAGGTAACCATAGCCAATATATGTGTGGGTAACAAGAGGtaaccattttcaaaatatgtgtagggtgaccagCGGTAACCATTGTCAATAtatgtgtagggtgaccagaggtaaccacaTTCAATATCTTTTTAGAAGACCAAAGATAAACATATGCAATATCTttgtaaggtgaccagaggtaacctcATTCAATATCTGTGTAGGGTGACCAGGGGTAACCATATTCAAAATGTTGGttgggtgaccagaggtcaccataTTCAATATCTTTGTAGGGTGACCATAGTCAATATATGTAAAGGATGACCAGAGGTAATCACATTCGATATCTGTAATGGTTAACCAGAGGTTACCTTTTCCAATGTGTGTGAAGGTTGATCAGAGGTTACAACGTTCAATATATGAGTTGGGTGACCGaagtttacaaaattaaatataagtaGGCTAAATATACGTAACCatattcaatattgatgcacggTGACTAGAGGtaaccaaattttatatttgtgtatgaAAAGAGGTTATCACATTCAAAATATGTgaagggtgaccagaggtactGTAACCCCATTCAATATATGTGTATGGTCACTTGAggtatttaaaattcatatatgTATAAGGTGACCAAAGGTcaccaaattcaatattttagtaaaacatgtataattaattatataaaaactcCACAGTCATCAGTACACTTTCGTTATTACGGGACTTACGAAAAAACTCACAAGATGGGAGCGTTCAAGGCATCTAACATCATTCACATGATTAAGACGATGCCTGTTGTTCCTTacttttttaatgttgtaaATGTCTTCTGGTATATCTGTTTACTCCTcggtttttattgtttttgtcttaGTAGAGGGACCAGAGATTACCAAAATCAAGACCTATTTAGGGTTACACACGGTAGTAAAAgccactgaactagtatatatttgtttaggggccagctgaaggacgcctccgggtgcgggaatttctcgctacattgaagacctgttggtgaccttctccttttgtttttttatgtggtcgggttgttgtctctttgacacattccccatttcccatctaaattttatcttataatttgtcgataaattcaatatatgtgaagggtgaccagaggttatCAATTCAGTATCTTATTATTTGTAggtaaattcaatatatgtaaaGGATGATCAGAGGTtaccaaattcaatatatgtgttgggtgaccagaggtcatcacaattaataataaaaaaggtgacaagatgtaacaaaattcaatatctGTGAAAGGTTGCcggggtgaccagaggtaaccaaattcaatatcttataatttttaagcGAATTCAATACATGTGTTGGGTGACCACAGTtaaccaaattcaatatatgtgtagggtgaccagaaGTCACCACATATAATTATCTAAAACGTGACAGGATgtaacaaaatacaatatatgtttAGGATGGCGAGGTTGACCAATGGTTACCAAATTCAGTATCTTATAATTTGTAGGTAAATTCAATAAAAGTGACgggtgaccagaggttaccaaattcaatatatgtgtagggtgaccagaggtcaccacaattaattatgtaaaagGTGACAAGATGTAACGAAATTCAATATCTGTGTAGGGGGGCATTCAATATCTATATTTGTGTCAGGTAATTGGAAGAACCACTATAAATTTATCTGCAAAGGGAGTAAGGTTAATAAAGTAACTAtgtatttgtatcaaatgacCAGTGTAACTGTAAGCACAATTAGTTTCTGTGTAGGgagaccagaggtaaccaataGCAGTTTAAAGTAGCCTGAGTGCGAGGCATACCATCTTTTTAGTTATATGTCATGAGAGTGCAATATAGGccattaggttattttttttctaaaaaataagcCATGTCACTCGCTTTAAGATATTAATAGAGTAAAGGGTGACTCTtctattcattttcaattgtttcgtTTGAGTGAATCATTATGATAATtgattatttgtgtattttctttACTTTCTGTATGTCTCTCAACAGAATCCTTTGAAATATGGTAATTCCGTAACTTTGCATTAAGCTAATATCCGTATTACATAGCAGCAATTATAAACTTTGTATCCCCTTAGTAACGTACTTTCACTTTAAACCGGAAATcctgtactattttttgtcgcGTATAGACTCAATTTTAACCGTTTCTGTTCAGGTGACCAGTGGGCACCGTTCAGCGTAACTATTATCCTTGTGCACTTTAGTCTCaaccaaatattataaaacttatgcacaatgcttattaccaatTAATACAGATCAGGTTTGAAATTGGATGGCGTCACTTTTACTATTCTTAAGTTATGccttttataatcataaaaatgctgagttctttgtttttgttctccacaaatatttatattaatttttttccgaTCATGGCATCTAAGACCTATACCGTATTGACTCTGTCTACAATGATAATTACATTAgttaattttttgttcatttagaTTATGGCATCTAGTAATCCAATACCATGTGGACCTTGTCAAGAAATAAAAAGGAAGACTAAAGCTGACATCTGGTGTTATAACTGTGACGAAGGGTTATGCTTGAAATGTTCTGGTCttcacaaaaaatcaaaaggaaaaCGTCATCATAAGacaattaacataaaaaattataaaccatCAATCCATCCAACTGAATGTGGTAAGCATCAACTACAGCTGAAATTGTACTGTCCTGATCATTTAATGCCATGTTGCGATAAATGTATTTCAACTAGTCATTCAAGATGTACAGGAATTGAGAGCTTAACTAGTGTTGTGGAGAAAACAAAGTttgaaaaatcgaaaaaatcTGTAGAGAAAGTAATCACAAATGTCTTACATTTTATAGATGAAATGgtaaataacaaatcaaaaaatatacaaactgGAAAACAAGAATGTGAAGGTATAAAACAATCAATCCTTAAGATTAGagagaaaattaataaacatcTCGATCAACTCGAGACAAATTTATGTCTAGAAATAGATACAATTTGGGTTCAGCAAAAAACAAAAGCTTTAGATTTTATAACGGAATTTGAACGacaaaaaaaagagttaaaaacAATGTCAGAAAACTTAGATACTGTCATAGCACATGACTCGAATCTCCAATCATTTCTAGGTGTACATAAGATTGAACAACGAGTACACGAATGTCAACGATATGTTGAGGATTTGGATAAAGATGATAAATCAAAAGATTTTAtgatcaaaatgaaacaaaatggtgaaattgaaaAGTTACTAAGCAATTTAGAATCTGTCAAATCCTTAGGTGAAATAATAGTTGAGAAAACAGAAGTAACAATGACCAGAGAAACAACTGTCAGCAAAGATGCACAAGTACATTCGCGAGAAAAATGCAACATAAACAACATGACAATGAATATAGAGGCAGAGGAAGAGATCTACTTTGGCAATAATGTAAATGACATGATTTGTCTGATGGATGGAAGATTTCTAATAATGGGAATTAGTTTCCATTATCTTCTGACTTCGGAtcgaaaacattttaaaacgtTACCTATATCTGAAAGATCATGGGCTGTTACACAGATCAATCAGGATATTATTGCCATAACTTATCCTGATGAGAAAGCCATTAAGATCTTCAATATGGAGACTGAAAAAGTTACCAAAGTTATCACTTTGATCACATCTGGCTACGGTATATCATTCTCTAACAATTCTCTGGCTGTAGCTTTGGATAATAATGAAATCCATATCATAGACTTGGAAGGCAATAccataaaatcaataaaagttcAGAGCAAATACGAAATCTTTCACCTTGTTTACTGCAATGACAGAGTTGTTTATAGTGACAGTGAAGAAAAGGCCGTATACTGCTTCAATGTATCAGGTAAACAGATCTGGCAATATAAACAGGATTTATTAGGACCGCATGGACTTTGCACAGATTCTTATGGTAACGTGATTGTAGCAGACTATGAGTCTGATAGAATAATAGTAATATCAAGAGATGGACAGGATAGCAAAGTACTGTTTAAATCATCTGACGAAAGACAGACCTTTGCCTATCAGcatatttgtttcaaacataatgAATCTTCAGGTTTTGTTTGTGGCCCATGTGCTAGATActtgacaaaatttaatttatctTATGAATGAAGTAAACACTGAGTaatctcaatatatatatttctgtaaTAGACATATATCACTGAATTAGTACATATTTTTGCCTAGGGGCCAGGTGAAGCACGCCTCCGGAtgcaggattttctcgctgtattgaagacccattgatgtGCTACGGCTGTGTTcttctctttggtcgggttgttgtctcattgagacattcctcatttcaattctcaattttctatacacatatatacataaaattggAAACATCGTGACATCACTTTAATTATTGCGAGCCAGAATGAGAATCTCACCGATTAATTACTTGAGAAATCAGACACGATCGAATAACAACCCAATTGAATGATAATTTACCTTacatgaaattaacaaaaatgagaaacatTCCTCAGATcaacaaattcagaaaattgTTGCGTTTGttacttgtttattttaatcaatGACATCAATGATACTACTTATTTTAGGTTAACGGACCGAAAGTCACTGGACGTATAATAATGTCACAAATTTGATAAGACaataaataaaaggtaaaaattcaCATTTAATTTGATGACAattttttgaatatataagagaACGATGTAATATATAGGGGGTTGAATCCGCGTTTCCGGAAATACTGTTCAGTCCGtatatgattttgttatatacatttatgtaaTCGTAATCACAGGTACTGTCTCTTTTTCGTTTTGCAAGCGCCATTAAAGGATGTAATTTTATGAGTTCCTAATATTTTGCCTCTAGTATCCCAACACAGGATTATTACATGACGGAGGACcctaaatataatttcaaaggaCTTTATTTGTGTAAAACTGAACTGAAACCATGTGAACTGACATTTTTTTCCCATAATTTTCACTGAAGTGGGAAAACCACGCGGgtggtcaaattttttttctgtgcccGATATACCGAAAATAGACAGTTTTTCATTGACAATATTTTTGTGTGTCCGAATTATtagaaataacattttcatttaatgacAATGATTCAAATGATACAGAGAACGACACAGGAAAACATTTgatgaataataattaaaacaatgcgacagacgaacaaacaaaaaagtgaaaagggAAAAGTATTCAGTTTCCAATCCGGAAATCAACCCGATTAAAAAAGAAACCAGCTCGGTTTGAAGATGAAAGTTTCACCGATCCAGGAGACAAAACTGTTTCGAGTGATGATAATCGTTTTTACAAAGTTAAACGAATACTTGCCAGGAAAATTATGGACGGAACAATGagttatttagtttattttattgGAGAACCGGCTCAAAACGTCCGTTGGCTAAAGGAGACCGATTTTGACAAGAAAACCCGTGATTTGATAAAACGCCGACTACCTCCACAAATTCTATGAGTCGTTTTGTGTCCGTGAGGTTTACCTCATGATACAccgttttttaatgttttattcagTGTTTAATTTTATGGAATGCTCATATTGTACATATTAAACgaattttgttgtaaaattcaAGACAATTGccaatttgaacaatttatacTTTAATGCTTGACGAGGATTTTTATTTCGAACCTTTTTGTCCTTGAGTTTTATCTCATGACAAGTTACCCGGATGTTTACAGTGATGCTTTTCTGGACCTTTTTGTCCTTGAGATTTATCTCATGACAATTTATTAATCTCTGTACAGCGATGCTTTTCTGGACCTTTTTGTCCGTGAGATTTATCTCATGACAATTCATTAATCTCTGTACAGCGATGCTTTTCTGGACCTTTTTGTCCGTGAGATTTATCTCATGACAATTTATTAATCTCTGTATAGCGATGCTTTTCTTGAACTTATTGTCCGTGAGATTTGTCTCATGCCAATGCCCTATGATGATGGTACAACGACTTTTTCTGGCgaacttttcatgtttttgtccGTGAGATTTATCTCATGACAATCCGTTACTATGATGTCAGATGAAATCCAGTACAGAGCGGAGCCCAATTCCAATGTTATTcaatgaaaactttttttttttttaaatatacggACATTAGTTTGTTtgcatatataatatacatgtgcatgGAAACTGCTTATTAACtgcttaagatttttttttattttgcatatgttgatattacttatctttttaaaatacttgAACAATTCGTATTATGTATGTTTGCTTGATTTTTTCTATTATTCTGATGAAAATAATGAACGATTGTTGATATTGCGTATACATGACATTATGCTAAACACTTGTgcatttttatacatgtagattttttatttcaatttcatttacaTAAGTATTAAGTTTGAATTATCTAGtcattaatatttgatttatttaattttgtaacatAATAGCAGAAAGTTGGTACTGCGTTTTCAGATTTGTAattcaataattattttctatgaaGAATGCTgaattttgtatgtttatattgaacATCGATCTTtactatttttgaaatatgttgaTGAGATCGTATGAATATGGTTCATTTTGTATTTAGTGGATTTTTAAGGAAACATGATATAGTGATATACAGTTTCATTAGCGAGCAAATTAAGGAAAATGTAGagagaatgtttttttttttttgttttttttttgcatggtATAAAGACGGAAATCTGTAGTTAACGTCCTTTTGGAACTTTTATGAGGAGTGTATTATCTAGGATCTATGTTAGTGATATCgagataatttcaaaaataaacccCGTGAATTATATCTTTCTGATGTGTTTTATCTGTtagcaattttatattttttatgagagTGTGTGTGCGTAAATAGGTTTGGTACCATGATTCTGTAAGAGAtagttgatatatttttttgaaaattgcaaCTTATGAAATGTGATCATTATAGGACATTTCCACAATATTGTAAGAGTTAGGGGCTCTGTTGAATTTATTACtcaatgatacatgtatcacGAAACAATTTCGGagctgtaaaaatatatttaactacTAGCTATAACTTTCAAAAGTTGAGATTTCGCAACGTCAGATAATTGTAATTTTGCATGCTGTGTTTTGAGATGGTATATGAGTTGGTGCATATATATTGTAAGCTGGTGCATATATATTGTAAAGCGAATTCAACCCTtagaaaaatttacatttttcttttgtcgggggggggggggggggggggggaggggggtaaTATATAGGGGGTTGAATCCGCGTTTCCGGAAATACTGTTCAGTCCGTATACGATTTTGTTATATGCATGTATGTAATCGTAATCACACTTCAGGTACTgtctcttttttgttttacaagcgCCATTAAAGGATGTAATTTTATGAGTTCCTAATATTTTGCCTCTCGTATCCCAACACAGGATTATTACAacgattttgaaatatttctttttattacacaTTTTTAAGTTTAGGAAATGGTTCATAAGCcttgataaaagaaaatttattagattttaatcattCTTAGGATATGTTTCTTGGTACCATAAAGCCATGTATGTATGTATCACTTTGACATCTTGTTCTCATAATTATTTGATCATcagttatatttattgaattacAAAGCTGTTTCGTATAAGATAGTTCAAgacaaaaacatttcattttaaaaataagtggtttgttttgttaaaaaaaaaaaaagaatctcaaAAGTAAATTCATTGTCTTTTTgtcttgatatattttttttggtctgtgACGTTCTCTCTGTCTTTTTGTTTGGGAATTTTTGTAACGTGAGTTGCTGtctttttaagaaatgactgttatatttttctttctacGTGCTAGGATATCTTTGTTATTTGggtgtctcattgacatatatgccacatcttcttttatacgtagcatatcttttcttttcaatgtgtcgtcaaaaatatttgaatatacacAATTCGAGTCATGAGCTCACCTATAAATGTGGacgtttataaaacaaaaagaacaaaaaagcatgtattcatttcatttttgaaaagaatGATAACGTAAATTCATAAACAATAAATGGGTTATAATTATTCtgcttaaattaaaatagagTATGGGGAAATGTGTCTGTTAATGTggaaaaacattataaaaaaatgattacaataaaattgaaaatggaaatgaggGGGGGGGGAGTCGGAAATGGGGAAGTgttaaaaagacaacaacccgaccacacaGCATATagcagccgaaggccaccaacgAGTCTTCAACGCAACGAGAAATTCACTTGATATAATCCAGAACCGACGAActtcatttaattaaaatatagacCTCCGATTTCGTTATACCACATATGAGTAGTATAACGAAACAtgtctatattttaattagactacacaaaattttatatttcccccaacaattacaaaatataactagaggctctaaagagcctgtgtcgctcaccttggtcaatgtgcatgttaaacaaagtacacagatggattcatgacaaactCGTGTTTTGGTAAtaatgatgtgtttgtagatcttactttactgaacattcttgctgcttgcatttttttctatctataatgaacttggcctaGTAGTAACAGTgaaaaatttattgtaaaaatttataaaaatttacaaaatttatgaaaattgttaaaattgactataaatgtTATTAACTCCTTAAAGGGTCGATTTAgacatgttgacttatttttaggtcttactttgctgtacattattgctgtatacaatttatctctatctataataacattcaagataataaccaaaagctgcaaattttcttaaaattaccaattcaggggcagcaacccaacaatataTTTCCTGATTGGTCTGAATTTTTCAGgacaaatagatcttgacctactGAACAATTTTATCCTGTCAGATTTCAGagatatgagccaaaaactgcattttaccctatgtactATGTTTACCGATGTTCACCATGTTGGTTCATGGgtggggtcatcggacacattttgtAAACCAGATCTAGATATCCTAATGATGGTTGcggacaagtttggttaaatttgtcttagcagtttcagatgagaagatttttgtaagatTACAAAAACTAacgaaaaattgttataaattgactaaaaaggccaataactccttaagggatcaaatgaccatttttgtcattcgacttatttttagatcttactttgctgcaCAGTATTGAtgtctacagtttatctctatctataataatattcaagataataaccaaaaacggcaaaatttccgtCAATTCAGAAGaaagcaacccaacaacaggttgtccgtttcatctgaaaatttcagagctgATATATAGaacttgacctgataaacaattttaccccatgtcagatttactcttaatgctttggtttcagagttataatccaaaaactgcattgtacccctatgttctatttttagcaatgccGACTATCTTGGTTGGTGGGCGGGGCCGGGGTCATCGGACAAATGTTTCAAACTAGATACTCTAATAATGTTTGTgtatggttaaatttggcccagtttttaatgagaagatttttgtaaaagttaacagacgacaacggacgacggacgccaagtgattaGAAatgctcacttggccctttgggccaggtgagctaaaaaggataTGGTAAAAGTTAAGTCCGAAACATCCCATGAAAAAATCTTTTTAGTAGGGGACAAAATGTACAAGGACAAGTTAAACTGGagcaaatacaaatataaaaaactagaacacacccgtgatatcgcgggtccgtgactgaattaaagtatataactatgcgtatgccttattttagtattggtattgtcatctgataaagtcatgccgattatagtaagatgcacagttttctctgctttcaaaatctttctgtttgaacccgtcgacttggaacctatcaattattgttaatatttaataatttggaaaacaaaagggcctggaataGAGTATTTTGTACTCAACAGTATAcagcaaaattataaatacaccGTTTGTTTGGTGGTGCggctgtcagatgcggaacatacagataaggtaataggtgaaaaa from Mytilus trossulus isolate FHL-02 chromosome 8, PNRI_Mtr1.1.1.hap1, whole genome shotgun sequence includes the following:
- the LOC134728028 gene encoding uncharacterized protein LOC134728028: MADDIAYKTRWPTYLKVEHKAVADPEGEVARSSRVGGRSGGGIMFYPCPSKSSESVDKRESLRQSKKEKKRRRTGNVRQSKSRKKEQEQVKLTIKLNMLNTLTETLVDKESTKKAVCRKMKVISAPKKSDIEKTKMTRANHIQHLGSGTRDYQIKHLRRIMASSNPIPCGPCQEIKRKTKADIWCYNCDEGLCLKCSGLHKKSKGKRHHKTINIKNYKPSIHPTECGKHQLQLKLYCPDHLMPCCDKCISTSHSRCTGIESLTSVVEKTKFEKSKKSVEKVITNVLHFIDEMVNNKSKNIQTGKQECEGIKQSILKIREKINKHLDQLETNLCLEIDTIWVQQKTKALDFITEFERQKKELKTMSENLDTVIAHDSNLQSFLGVHKIEQRVHECQRYVEDLDKDDKSKDFMIKMKQNGEIEKLLSNLESVKSLGEIIVEKTEVTMTRETTVSKDAQVHSREKCNINNMTMNIEAEEEIYFGNNVNDMICLMDGRFLIMGISFHYLLTSDRKHFKTLPISERSWAVTQINQDIIAITYPDEKAIKIFNMETEKVTKVITLITSGYGISFSNNSLAVALDNNEIHIIDLEGNTIKSIKVQSKYEIFHLVYCNDRVVYSDSEEKAVYCFNVSGKQIWQYKQDLLGPHGLCTDSYGNVIVADYESDRIIVISRDGQDSKVLFKSSDERQTFAYQHICFKHNESSGFVCGPCARYLTKFNLSYE